One part of the Microlunatus elymi genome encodes these proteins:
- the mshD gene encoding mycothiol synthase, whose product MDSENQHRYTVTAADAVPTADRDTVLEMARQTEAVDGHPPLNDEALQAIQHPESLPSGQAPLHVTVHRVGTDPDGNESLAWVGYAFLRDAHSDPTGSLFVLPDARRAGAGRRLLAATIEAAESSVRIWAPGNSLAARTLAASAHFVPVRELLIMARPLDTPILDPELPDGVTIRAFRPGVDDEAWVRVNARAFAQHPEQGRVSLDGLHATMAESWFDPDDFLVAVGSSPSTGSATSLLGFHWLKQHSDTRGEVYVLGVDPDHAGRGLGKALLRAGLRHLRDDLGLTEVILYVEGDNEPAVGLYVLNGFDEINRDVLYAQHRETDDRAAD is encoded by the coding sequence GTGGACTCCGAGAACCAGCATCGTTACACGGTCACCGCGGCGGACGCGGTGCCGACGGCTGACCGCGACACCGTGCTGGAGATGGCCCGCCAGACCGAGGCTGTCGACGGCCATCCCCCACTCAACGACGAAGCACTGCAGGCGATCCAGCATCCGGAGTCCCTGCCGTCCGGACAGGCCCCGTTGCATGTCACCGTCCATCGGGTCGGTACCGATCCCGACGGCAACGAGTCGCTGGCCTGGGTCGGATACGCGTTCCTCCGGGACGCGCACAGTGATCCGACCGGGTCGTTGTTCGTGCTGCCGGATGCCCGTCGCGCCGGCGCCGGACGGCGGCTGCTGGCCGCGACCATCGAGGCGGCCGAGTCGTCGGTACGGATCTGGGCGCCGGGTAACTCGCTGGCCGCTCGGACGCTCGCGGCCAGCGCTCACTTCGTACCGGTCCGGGAGTTGTTGATCATGGCTCGGCCGCTGGACACGCCGATCCTCGACCCGGAGCTGCCGGACGGAGTGACCATCAGGGCGTTCCGGCCCGGCGTCGACGACGAGGCCTGGGTACGAGTCAACGCCCGAGCCTTCGCGCAGCATCCGGAGCAGGGCCGGGTGAGCCTCGACGGGCTGCACGCCACCATGGCCGAGTCGTGGTTCGATCCGGATGACTTCCTGGTTGCGGTCGGATCGAGTCCTTCGACAGGCTCGGCAACCTCGTTGCTCGGGTTTCATTGGCTGAAGCAGCACTCCGACACCCGGGGGGAGGTGTACGTGCTGGGGGTCGATCCCGACCATGCCGGCCGGGGCCTGGGCAAGGCGCTGCTGCGGGCGGGGCTGCGGCATCTGCGGGATGATCTCGGGCTGACCGAGGTCATCTTGTACGTGGAGGGAGACAATGAGCCCGCGGTCGGCCTGTACGTGCTGAACGGGTTCGACGAGATCAATCGCGACGTGCTGTACGCCCAACACCGTGAGACCGACGATCGAGCGGCCGATTGA
- a CDS encoding RNA degradosome polyphosphate kinase, producing the protein MNSTDTLLGGEPTGNGRLLGKPAEPDAFEQRDAAETSRQDRTKVPAITTRTAMAGAPADTDPDNETEVIAGSQTRLLDKSSPAGRTSQVTRSLADDEEVVDPDLPANRYLDRELSWLAFNNRVLALAKDKVRIPLLERVRFLSIFSTNLDEHYMVRVAGLKRRIAAGVAVPSASGLMPREIHEATLNRTRELVAEQARIFIDEVRPELAEHGIEILRWDQLEPAEKDRMRQLFAERIFPVLTPLAVDPSHPFPYISGLSLNLAVLVKNPDTGARQFARVKVPDVLPRFLSLSEGRFVALEDIIARHLDQLFGGMQVVDHHVFRVTRNEDVEVEEDDAENLLVALEKELLRRKVGRPPVRLEVVDTMDPKMLELLMTELDVSEQEVFKLPTPLDLGGLSALADLDRAELKYPAFLPKTHPHLAEVETAKPADMFAALKQRDVLLHHPYDSFSTSVQRFIEQAADDPQVLAIKQTLYRTSGDSPIVDALIDAAEAGKQVLAVVEIKARFDEQANIAWARRLEQHGCHVVYGLIGLKTHCKLAMVVRDEPEGLRRYAHIGTGNYNPKTARLYEDMGLLTANPIVTEDIGRLFNHLSGMTQEKEYRRLLVAPHGIRTGLIERIEAEVEHHKAGRPSGIKIKVNSLVDEAITDALYRASMAGVNVDLWVRGICTLRPQIPGLSDNIRVRSIVGRFLEHSRLFWFANGGQPSVGMGSSDLMHRNLDRRVEVLVQITNQAHIDEISELFDIAFNERTGAWWLSGDGTWHERVLDAEGKPLRDIQEMMINRTSRRSRAK; encoded by the coding sequence ATGAACAGCACGGATACCCTTCTGGGCGGCGAGCCGACCGGCAACGGCAGGCTGTTGGGCAAGCCGGCAGAGCCGGACGCCTTCGAGCAGCGGGACGCCGCCGAGACGTCGCGGCAGGATCGTACGAAGGTGCCCGCGATCACCACTCGCACCGCGATGGCCGGAGCGCCGGCCGACACCGACCCGGACAACGAGACCGAGGTGATCGCCGGCAGCCAGACCCGGCTGCTGGACAAGAGCAGCCCGGCCGGCCGGACCAGTCAGGTGACCCGGTCGCTGGCCGACGACGAGGAGGTCGTCGACCCCGACCTGCCCGCCAACCGCTACCTCGACCGGGAGCTGAGCTGGCTGGCGTTCAACAACCGGGTGCTGGCACTGGCCAAGGACAAGGTCCGGATCCCGCTGCTGGAGCGGGTCCGCTTCCTGTCGATCTTCTCCACCAACCTGGACGAGCACTACATGGTCCGGGTGGCCGGGCTGAAGCGCCGGATCGCGGCCGGTGTCGCGGTGCCGAGCGCCAGCGGTCTGATGCCGCGCGAGATCCACGAAGCGACCTTGAACCGGACCCGCGAACTGGTGGCCGAGCAGGCCCGGATCTTCATCGACGAGGTGCGCCCGGAGCTGGCCGAGCACGGCATCGAGATCCTCCGCTGGGATCAGCTGGAGCCGGCCGAGAAGGACCGGATGCGGCAGCTCTTCGCCGAACGGATCTTCCCGGTGCTGACCCCGCTGGCGGTCGATCCGTCGCACCCGTTCCCCTACATCTCCGGGCTGAGCCTCAATCTCGCCGTGCTGGTGAAGAATCCCGACACCGGCGCCCGCCAGTTCGCCCGGGTCAAGGTGCCCGACGTACTCCCCCGCTTCCTGTCGCTGTCCGAGGGCCGGTTCGTTGCGTTGGAGGACATCATCGCCCGGCACCTTGATCAACTTTTCGGTGGCATGCAGGTCGTTGATCATCACGTCTTCCGGGTCACCCGCAACGAGGACGTCGAGGTCGAGGAGGACGACGCCGAGAATCTCCTGGTGGCGTTGGAGAAGGAGCTGCTGCGGCGCAAGGTCGGCCGGCCGCCGGTCCGCCTCGAGGTCGTCGACACGATGGACCCGAAGATGCTCGAACTGCTGATGACCGAGTTGGACGTCAGCGAGCAGGAGGTGTTCAAACTGCCGACTCCTCTTGACCTTGGTGGTTTGAGCGCCCTTGCTGATCTTGATCGGGCCGAGCTGAAGTATCCGGCCTTCCTGCCCAAGACGCATCCGCACCTGGCCGAGGTGGAGACCGCCAAACCGGCCGACATGTTCGCCGCGTTGAAGCAGCGCGATGTGCTGCTGCATCACCCGTACGACTCGTTCTCCACCAGCGTGCAGCGATTCATCGAGCAGGCCGCCGACGACCCGCAGGTCCTTGCCATCAAGCAGACCTTGTATCGCACCTCCGGCGACTCTCCGATCGTGGACGCACTGATCGACGCCGCCGAGGCCGGCAAGCAGGTCCTTGCGGTGGTGGAGATCAAGGCCCGCTTCGACGAGCAGGCCAACATCGCCTGGGCCCGTCGGCTGGAGCAGCACGGTTGCCATGTGGTGTACGGGTTGATCGGGTTGAAGACCCATTGCAAGCTGGCGATGGTGGTCCGCGACGAGCCCGAGGGTCTGCGCCGCTACGCCCACATCGGCACCGGCAACTACAACCCGAAGACCGCCCGGTTGTACGAGGACATGGGCCTGCTGACCGCGAACCCGATCGTCACCGAGGACATCGGCCGACTGTTCAACCACCTCTCCGGAATGACACAGGAGAAGGAGTATCGGCGACTGCTGGTCGCACCGCACGGCATCCGTACCGGGTTGATCGAGCGGATCGAGGCCGAGGTCGAGCATCACAAGGCCGGACGCCCGTCCGGGATCAAGATCAAAGTCAACTCGCTGGTCGACGAAGCGATCACCGATGCGCTGTACCGAGCGTCGATGGCAGGGGTCAACGTGGACTTGTGGGTGCGCGGCATCTGCACCCTGCGGCCGCAGATCCCGGGCCTGAGCGACAACATCCGGGTCCGCAGCATCGTCGGCCGTTTCCTGGAGCACAGTCGGCTCTTCTGGTTCGCCAACGGCGGCCAGCCGTCGGTGGGGATGGGATCGTCGGACCTGATGCACCGCAACCTCGATCGCCGGGTCGAGGTGCTGGTGCAGATCACCAACCAGGCCCACATCGACGAGATCTCCGAACTGTTCGACATCGCCTTCAACGAACGCACCGGCGCCTGGTGGCTGAGCGGCGACGGCACCTGGCACGAGCGGGTGCTGGATGCCGAGGGCAAGCCGCTGCGCGACATCCAGGAGATGATGATCAACCGGACCAGCCGTCGTTCCCGGGCCAAATGA
- a CDS encoding NUDIX hydrolase, with amino-acid sequence MKIIQAAGAAVLRDGPHGREVLIIHRPRYDDWTLPKGKLEPFETFPEGAVREVAEEASSWIRLLSPLDRTSHLLSESAEKIVAWWRADAIGPTDGQVKINISKDGLPEVDEVRWCGMAEAAARLSYAQDRSVVEQAANQPYTTPLIVVRHAKAINRKDWDGTEADRPLRARGRVQARRLAPLLSAYGVQELVTSPWRRCAATVQPYALAHKIKSEQLPILSEAEGSADPDAVAATMRRIAERAVVEHRPIAVCGHRPVLPTMFAALELPERAVSTAECVVVHLTDTGAVHAVETHRPLA; translated from the coding sequence GTGAAGATCATCCAGGCAGCCGGCGCGGCCGTGCTTCGGGACGGTCCCCACGGCCGTGAGGTGTTGATCATCCACCGGCCGCGCTACGACGATTGGACACTGCCCAAGGGAAAGCTGGAACCGTTCGAGACGTTTCCCGAGGGCGCGGTCCGCGAGGTCGCCGAGGAGGCCTCGTCCTGGATCCGGCTGCTGTCCCCGCTGGATCGCACCAGCCATCTGCTGTCGGAGTCCGCGGAGAAGATCGTCGCCTGGTGGCGGGCGGACGCGATCGGACCCACCGACGGCCAGGTCAAGATCAACATCTCCAAGGACGGCCTGCCCGAGGTCGACGAGGTCCGCTGGTGCGGTATGGCAGAGGCGGCGGCACGACTGAGCTACGCGCAGGATCGTTCGGTGGTCGAGCAGGCCGCGAACCAGCCGTACACCACACCGCTGATCGTGGTCCGGCACGCCAAGGCGATCAACCGCAAGGACTGGGACGGCACCGAGGCCGACCGGCCGCTGCGGGCCCGCGGCCGGGTGCAGGCCCGGCGGCTCGCTCCGTTGCTGTCGGCCTACGGGGTGCAGGAGTTGGTCACCTCGCCCTGGCGACGTTGCGCAGCGACAGTTCAGCCGTACGCCTTGGCGCACAAGATCAAGTCCGAGCAGTTGCCGATCCTCAGTGAGGCCGAGGGCAGCGCCGATCCGGACGCGGTGGCGGCCACCATGCGCCGGATCGCCGAGCGAGCCGTGGTCGAGCACCGGCCGATCGCGGTCTGCGGACATCGGCCGGTGCTGCCGACGATGTTCGCCGCGCTCGAACTGCCCGAGCGCGCGGTCTCCACCGCCGAATGCGTGGTGGTGCACCTGACCGACACCGGAGCGGTGCACGCCGTCGAGACCCACCGCCCGCTGGCCTGA
- a CDS encoding PLDc N-terminal domain-containing protein, with the protein MIMVFADIFRSHDLSGWAKALWTIFIVVLSYLGVLVYLIARGRKISEHAQHRALEQEQQSRAYIRTVAGSDGAVGEIEKLAAT; encoded by the coding sequence ATGATCATGGTCTTCGCCGACATCTTCCGCAGCCATGATCTCTCCGGTTGGGCCAAGGCACTGTGGACCATCTTCATCGTCGTGCTGTCCTACCTCGGGGTGCTGGTCTATCTGATCGCGCGGGGTCGCAAGATCAGTGAGCATGCCCAGCACCGAGCGCTCGAACAGGAGCAGCAGAGCCGCGCGTACATCCGGACGGTGGCCGGCTCCGACGGAGCGGTCGGTGAGATCGAGAAGTTGGCGGCTACGTGA
- a CDS encoding LuxR C-terminal-related transcriptional regulator translates to MDSDPVATTISRAKLQPPALTNGFVRRQRLHVLIDEAVTGPLTLVIAPAGSGKTSLLSSWAAEHSRSTAWLSLDTADRDPVQLWTGVIAALDSIAPGYGSGALALLRHPGEHFEVVQDLLNELYGEDHEPAVLVIEDVHLVDDTRETAESLAAFVQALPPWLRVVLTSRRKARLPVDRLRVRGQLRELHFAELRFSHGEAKDMLTKIAPAMPEEEMASAVRRAGGWAASIRLAALAWREGAARPDAQQDEPYDFLMHVDYLWHELLEGEDPELVQTLVAVSIVERVNASLATALTGRDNAAAILARAEAHGQFVTRLSSPGWYAVHRLVADLLTAELEGRSPERLHELHRLAGRWFEQHDEISMALTHWLKGDRPREALRLIADQNAALYDSGRESVIAGTLAQIPIEIATADLTSMTRYAWCHLLVDRRKFLTLVDQLIQWAEDASDPSRRDISEIERSRIDILAAIAHTVRGDWLRGGQEARHALSELGPRWPQDGLGRFGWNMVAREIALSERWDDSVAEVREMMQLLSLDPERRVAFEATRALGEALSGHPVDALRVSAGIRRLSDSNNMTILRAESSIADAVASRELGDRSRAIRLLQELDETAVGPAEYTKLLAKIELSLANLDAGDLDRAWALFDDAEDFMHNRLDGPGAHDWLARAGSLLALASGDAEQASTWAERIGDPFWAGYSSARILIASGERAQAARLLGELSPRCVRHSVLHRLLLARATTSSEESLEHVVAAVELATQNGLLQTIASEGPQAVALIERAAWRAPRTWLNRLRRAATPDLEQRARDMPGLVESLTERERDVLRLLPSRLTLREIADELYISVNTLKFHLKVIYRKLGCGSRAEAADLARTFGRIKWSDRSLTGSAHPQSLSTRRL, encoded by the coding sequence GTGGACAGTGATCCGGTAGCAACCACCATCAGCCGGGCGAAGCTGCAACCGCCGGCGTTGACGAACGGTTTCGTTCGGCGACAACGCCTGCACGTCCTCATCGATGAAGCGGTGACCGGACCGCTGACCCTGGTGATCGCGCCGGCCGGTTCGGGGAAGACGTCGTTGCTGTCGAGTTGGGCCGCCGAACACAGCCGATCCACCGCGTGGCTGTCACTGGACACCGCGGATCGAGATCCGGTCCAGCTCTGGACCGGCGTCATCGCCGCCCTGGACAGCATCGCACCGGGCTACGGTTCCGGCGCGCTGGCACTGCTCCGGCACCCGGGTGAACACTTCGAGGTCGTACAGGACCTGCTCAACGAGCTGTACGGCGAAGACCACGAGCCTGCGGTGTTGGTGATCGAGGACGTCCACCTCGTCGATGACACCCGGGAAACCGCCGAGTCGCTGGCCGCATTCGTCCAGGCGCTGCCGCCGTGGCTGCGGGTCGTGTTGACCTCGCGGCGGAAGGCCCGGCTGCCGGTCGACCGGCTTCGGGTACGAGGGCAGCTGCGCGAGCTGCACTTCGCCGAGTTGCGTTTCTCCCACGGTGAGGCCAAGGACATGCTCACCAAGATCGCCCCCGCGATGCCGGAGGAGGAGATGGCCTCGGCGGTACGACGGGCCGGCGGCTGGGCGGCGAGCATTCGACTTGCCGCGTTGGCCTGGCGTGAGGGCGCTGCCAGGCCCGACGCGCAGCAGGACGAGCCCTACGACTTCCTCATGCATGTCGACTACCTGTGGCACGAGCTCCTGGAAGGTGAGGACCCGGAGTTGGTGCAGACGCTGGTCGCGGTGTCGATCGTCGAACGGGTCAACGCGAGCCTGGCTACCGCGTTGACCGGTCGGGACAACGCTGCGGCGATCCTGGCCCGGGCGGAGGCGCACGGTCAGTTCGTCACCCGGCTCTCCTCGCCCGGCTGGTACGCCGTACACAGACTGGTCGCAGACCTGCTGACCGCCGAGTTGGAGGGGCGGTCGCCGGAACGACTTCACGAGCTGCACCGGCTGGCCGGCCGGTGGTTCGAGCAGCACGACGAGATCTCGATGGCGCTCACGCACTGGCTGAAGGGAGACCGGCCGCGAGAAGCACTCCGGCTGATCGCCGACCAGAACGCCGCCCTGTACGACAGCGGGCGCGAGTCGGTGATCGCCGGCACGCTGGCCCAGATCCCGATCGAGATCGCCACCGCGGACCTGACCTCGATGACCCGATACGCCTGGTGCCATCTTCTCGTCGACCGGCGGAAGTTCCTGACCTTGGTCGACCAGCTGATCCAGTGGGCCGAGGACGCTTCCGATCCTTCCCGACGCGACATCAGCGAGATCGAACGCTCACGGATCGACATCCTGGCGGCGATCGCGCACACGGTCCGTGGCGACTGGCTTCGGGGCGGTCAGGAGGCACGCCACGCGTTGTCGGAGTTGGGTCCGCGCTGGCCGCAGGACGGACTCGGCCGGTTCGGCTGGAACATGGTCGCCCGCGAGATCGCCCTGAGCGAGCGATGGGACGACAGCGTCGCCGAGGTGCGAGAGATGATGCAGCTGCTCAGCCTGGACCCGGAGCGCCGGGTCGCCTTCGAGGCGACACGCGCTCTCGGGGAGGCGTTGTCCGGTCATCCGGTGGACGCGCTCAGGGTGAGCGCCGGGATCCGGCGGCTCTCGGATTCCAACAACATGACGATCCTGCGCGCCGAGTCGTCGATCGCCGATGCGGTGGCCAGCCGCGAGTTGGGCGATCGGTCGCGCGCGATCAGGCTCCTGCAAGAGCTTGACGAGACCGCGGTCGGTCCGGCCGAGTACACCAAGCTGCTGGCCAAGATCGAGTTGAGCCTGGCCAACCTGGACGCCGGTGATCTTGATCGGGCCTGGGCGCTGTTCGACGATGCAGAGGACTTCATGCACAACCGGCTCGACGGCCCTGGTGCGCATGACTGGTTGGCCCGGGCCGGCAGCCTGCTGGCACTCGCGTCCGGGGATGCCGAGCAGGCGTCGACCTGGGCGGAGCGGATCGGCGATCCGTTCTGGGCCGGGTACTCCTCGGCCCGCATCCTGATCGCGTCGGGTGAGCGGGCACAGGCGGCCCGGCTGCTCGGTGAGCTGTCGCCTCGGTGCGTCCGCCACTCCGTCCTGCACCGCCTGTTGCTGGCCCGGGCGACAACGTCGTCGGAGGAGTCGCTGGAGCACGTCGTTGCCGCGGTCGAGCTAGCAACCCAGAACGGACTGCTGCAGACCATCGCCTCGGAGGGCCCGCAGGCCGTCGCCCTGATCGAACGTGCCGCCTGGCGGGCCCCGCGGACCTGGCTCAATCGATTGCGTCGGGCGGCAACCCCGGATCTGGAGCAACGGGCTCGTGACATGCCGGGCTTGGTGGAGTCGCTCACCGAACGAGAGCGGGACGTCCTGCGACTGCTGCCGAGCCGGCTGACCTTGCGGGAGATCGCCGACGAGCTCTACATCTCGGTGAACACGCTGAAATTCCACCTCAAGGTGATCTATCGCAAGCTGGGTTGCGGGTCGCGGGCAGAGGCTGCCGACCTGGCCAGGACCTTCGGCCGGATCAAATGGTCCGACCGATCACTGACCGGCTCCGCACACCCTCAATCGTTGAGCACCCGCCGCCTCTGA
- a CDS encoding SHOCT domain-containing protein produces MGRPSPVRSRNSDLLTRSLPIDRTWPMVASVVVDQVEQLRELARLADEGMLSAEELERQRRRVLND; encoded by the coding sequence TTGGGCAGGCCGAGCCCGGTACGCAGTCGGAATTCCGACCTGCTGACACGGTCGCTGCCGATCGATCGGACCTGGCCGATGGTCGCCAGCGTCGTGGTTGATCAGGTGGAGCAACTCCGGGAACTGGCCCGACTGGCCGACGAGGGAATGTTGTCGGCCGAGGAGTTGGAACGTCAGAGGCGGCGGGTGCTCAACGATTGA
- a CDS encoding DUF6325 family protein has product MGENGNRGPVDVVVLNFPGNRFTGDIIPALRDLVVADVIRVIDLLLVYKDTDGSVGTVTLEGLGPDLQPSFLSITGRSAGGLLDSEDAEEVAPGLEPGNSAAILAVENRWLIPFIRAVRDAGGEVVDQARVPADVIEAQEAKQAVGSGGA; this is encoded by the coding sequence ATGGGCGAGAACGGAAATCGTGGACCGGTCGATGTGGTGGTGCTGAACTTCCCCGGCAACAGGTTCACCGGCGACATCATCCCCGCGCTGCGTGATCTCGTGGTCGCGGACGTGATCCGGGTGATCGACCTGTTGTTGGTCTACAAGGACACCGACGGCTCCGTCGGCACCGTCACTCTTGAAGGGCTCGGTCCCGACCTGCAACCGAGCTTCCTGAGCATCACCGGCCGATCGGCCGGCGGCCTGCTGGACAGCGAGGACGCCGAGGAAGTGGCACCCGGACTGGAGCCGGGCAACTCGGCCGCGATCCTGGCGGTGGAGAATCGGTGGCTGATTCCCTTCATCCGGGCGGTCCGGGACGCCGGCGGAGAGGTCGTCGATCAGGCCCGGGTGCCGGCGGACGTGATCGAAGCCCAGGAAGCCAAGCAGGCCGTCGGTTCCGGGGGTGCGTGA
- a CDS encoding SHOCT domain-containing protein, translating to MGLLGGIARTAVVAGTATAVSNRVSRRQARRWQNQEAQAAYGQPADPYGPSNQQYAQPPEQDAQQPEPYAQPLPPADPTTEQIERLASLHSAGVLSDDEFAAAKARLLGL from the coding sequence ATGGGACTCCTCGGCGGAATCGCCCGGACCGCGGTGGTGGCCGGGACGGCCACAGCCGTCTCGAACCGAGTCTCCCGACGGCAGGCCCGGCGTTGGCAGAACCAGGAGGCGCAGGCCGCGTACGGTCAGCCCGCCGACCCGTACGGCCCGTCGAACCAGCAGTATGCCCAGCCGCCAGAGCAGGACGCCCAGCAACCGGAGCCGTACGCCCAGCCGTTGCCGCCGGCCGATCCGACCACTGAACAGATCGAGCGACTGGCGTCGCTGCACAGCGCGGGAGTGCTCTCCGACGACGAGTTCGCCGCTGCCAAGGCCCGACTCCTGGGTCTGTAG
- a CDS encoding CYTH domain-containing protein, which yields MSVADAPVLSTEQLVELVDLLKGVDSVELKLTVPSSARRAAVTALGMDPLDGQLRQVVFFDTPDLTLNKQGLILRARRVQGRAGDSVVKLRPVDPAALPASLRADPTYSVEVDVLPGGFICSGSMKVQVSDHHVKEVIAGDRPIRDLYNKHQRALITETVGSGWLTGLDVLGPINVLKLKWTPAGLDQRLVAELWLYPNGTPLLELSTKCAPADAFAVAATAKAFLASHGVDLGAPQQTKTHTALEMFSAELRQNASADAPAAVSH from the coding sequence ATGTCTGTCGCAGATGCACCTGTCCTGTCCACCGAGCAACTCGTCGAGTTGGTCGACCTGTTGAAGGGAGTGGACAGTGTCGAACTCAAGCTGACCGTGCCGTCGTCGGCGCGGCGGGCCGCGGTGACCGCGCTGGGGATGGATCCGCTCGACGGTCAGTTGCGCCAGGTGGTCTTCTTCGACACCCCGGACCTGACCTTGAACAAACAGGGGTTGATCCTGCGGGCCCGCCGCGTCCAGGGCCGGGCCGGCGACTCGGTGGTCAAGCTCCGGCCGGTCGATCCGGCCGCGCTGCCGGCGAGCCTGCGCGCCGATCCGACCTACTCGGTGGAGGTCGACGTGCTGCCCGGCGGATTCATCTGCTCGGGTTCGATGAAGGTGCAGGTGTCCGACCATCACGTCAAGGAAGTGATAGCCGGGGACCGGCCGATCCGCGACCTCTACAACAAGCACCAGCGGGCGCTGATCACCGAAACCGTGGGCAGCGGCTGGCTGACCGGGCTCGACGTGCTCGGACCGATCAACGTGCTGAAACTCAAGTGGACGCCGGCCGGCTTGGACCAGCGGCTGGTGGCCGAGCTCTGGCTCTATCCGAACGGCACTCCGTTGCTGGAGCTGTCGACCAAGTGCGCGCCGGCCGACGCGTTCGCGGTGGCGGCCACGGCCAAGGCATTCCTGGCTTCGCACGGGGTCGATCTCGGGGCGCCGCAGCAGACCAAGACGCACACCGCACTGGAGATGTTCTCCGCGGAGTTGCGACAGAACGCGAGCGCGGACGCTCCGGCGGCAGTCTCCCACTGA